One Castanea sativa cultivar Marrone di Chiusa Pesio chromosome 4, ASM4071231v1 DNA window includes the following coding sequences:
- the LOC142630230 gene encoding serine/threonine-protein kinase ZRK1-like, with protein MISCLKKKRKAKEETPFMKNGRLLLEELIAFCNGKSNPIRVFSAEELRKATNNYNQHQCIMWDCDFKLYKGSLADCLFSVKKYYTEEKGYSVMEDVTLGIIKDIVVGSQMSVHQNVLKLLGCCLETKYPTPVYEFVGDKVLSNFIIPTGIVHFEPLTWKCRLKIAMGIANAIAYLHTAFSRPVVHRDVRSAIIILDENNVAKLIDFSLSISIPKGEQYVEDAVRGRQNLAPEYALTGYITEKVDVYTYGVLLLGLLAGWILNTPECIYTESSLPMFVKSYRDQNRLIEIVDPMLLKQGINQEQFLAFAQIALSCISDTAEDRPTMIDAAKQLRKIYESISPP; from the coding sequence ATGATTTCatgtttgaaaaagaaaaggaaagcaaaAGAGGAGACACCATTTATGAAGAATGGAAGACTATTATTAGAGGAGCTAATTGCCTTTTGCAATGGAAAAAGCAATCCTATCCGTGTCTTCTCTGCTGAAGAGCTCAGAAAAGCAACAAACAACTATAACCAGCATCAATGCATTATGTGGGATTGTGATTTCAAGTTATACAAGGGTTCTCTGGCAGACTGCTTATTTTCAGTTAAAAAGTACTACACAGAAGAAAAAGGATATTCTGTTATGGAAGACGTTACACTTGGCATTATTAAAGACATTGTGGTGGGATCGCAAATGAGTGTTCACCAAAATGTTCTAAAACTCTTAGGATGCTGCTTAGAGACCAAATATCCAACTCCAGTGTATGAATTTGTGGGGGATAAAGTTCTTTCCAATTTTATCATTCCAACTGGGATAGTCCACTTTGAGCCCTTAACATGGAAATGCAGGTTAAAGATCGCAATGGGCATAGCTAATGCAATTGCATATCTCCATACTGCATTTTCCAGGCCTGTTGTCCATAGAGATGTTAGGTCAGCCATCattatattagatgaaaataaTGTTGCCAAACTGATTGATTTCTCACTCTCAATATCTATTCCTAAAGGTGAACAATATGTAGAAGATGCAGTACGAGGCAGACAGAATCTTGCACCTGAATATGCACTTACAGGCTATATAACTGAGAAGGTTGATGTGTATACTTATGGTGTGCTTCTACTTGGGCTTTTGGCTGGATGGATATTGAACACTCCAGAATGCATATATACGGAGTCCAGTTTACCAATGTTTGTGAAGTCATATCGTGACCAAAATCGGTTGATTGAAATCGTAGATCCGATGTTACTAAAACAAGGAATTAATCAGGAACAATTTCTAGCTTTTGCACAGATTGCCTTGAGTTGCATCTCTGATACAGCAGAAGATAGGCCAACAATGATTGATGCCGCAAAACAACTCAGGAAAATTTATGAGTCTATCTCACCTCCTTAA
- the LOC142630523 gene encoding ABC transporter A family member 10-like, which produces MAGPSHGPANFWTQANALLRKNLTFQKRNMKTNIFLICYPALLCILIAVLQHYYNKMVHNETAKQCNPKTNSSCPIPQIPAIPPLLQLPYYAYSAVRTDFLPFNDLPDESCRSNRSCPATILLTGNNQSLGEILAGTMITNSLNTSQVTASFKKHDLASLASNVLGSPWRPPHDLISDGYGYYEISNVQRQCTDNGSLSENETQCVKGLVLWRNDYTVVNDELYKGYYEGNPDGKINEISAAYDFLNSNEENFDVSIWYNSTLNDGDLLLRIPRSVNLASNTYLRSQRGPGTQMLFEFVKGMHPEKNQDPNLDFASYLGPLFFTWVVLQLFPVALKSLVYEKKRKLRIMMKMHGLGDWPYWMISYLYFLFVSSIYMLIFVASGALLGLQFFGLNDFGIQFVFYFIYINLQISFAFLGATLFSNVKTATVVAYICVFGTGFLARFLFQSFVESNSFPKMWVMVMELYPGFSLYRGIYEFAQYIILEGGMQWEDLNDSENGMKEVLIIMFVEWLVVLFAAYGIDIVVSLGSGFGRRQSQNSRKNPLSFFRKPNLQNMDSRLHVQMDNADVKQEREKVDQLLLESSTSHAIVCDNLQKIYPGRDGNPEKLAVQGLYLAVPRGECFGILGPNGAGKTSFISMMIGLTKPTSGTAFVQGLDILTHMNQIYTSMGVCPQDDLLWETLTGREHLLFYGRLKNLRGSALTQAVEESLKSLNLFHGGVSDKQAGKYSGGMKRRLSVAISLIGDPKVVYMDEPSTGLDPASRNNLWSVVKKAKQDRAIILTTHSMEEAEFLCDRLGFFVDGSLRCIGNPKELKARYGGSYVFTITTSSDHEEEVENMVQHLSPSANKVYQLSGTQKFEIPKSEVRIADVFQAVETVKSKFTVFAWGLADTNMEDVFIKVSREAHQSNSLT; this is translated from the exons ATGGCTGGTCCATCACATGGTCCTGCAAACTTCTGGACTCAGGCCAATGCTTTGCTCAGAAAGAACTTAACCTTCcag AAACGAAATATGAAGacaaatatttttctcatttgcTATCCTGCTTTGCTCTGCATACTAATAGCTGTCCTCCaacattattataataaaatggtCCATAATGAAACGGCCAAACAATGTAACCCAAAAACCAATTCCAGTTGTCCCATTCCTCAGATTCCAGCAATTCCTCCACTGTTACAACTACCCTATTATGCCTATAGTGCAGTCAGAACTGATTTTTTGCCATTTAACGACTTGCCTGATGAGTCGTGCAGGAGTAATCGTTCTTGTCCTGCAACTATTCTTCTCACAGGGAATAATCAATCTCTTGGAGAAA TTTTGGCTGGGACTATGATCACAAACTCTCTTAATACCTCTCAAGTTACGGCTAGTTTCAAGAAACATGACTTGGCTAGTCTAGCTAGCAATGTTCTG GGATCGCCATGGAGACCGCCTCATGATTTAATTTCTGACGGTTACGGATATTATGAAATCTCTAATGTCCAACGTCAATGCACAGACAACGGGTCTTTATCTGAAAATGAAA CGCAATGTGTTAAAGGTTTGGTTTTATGGCGCAATGATTATACTGTGGTAAATGATGAATTATATAAGGGTTATTACGAAGGGAATCCAGATGGAAAGATTAATGAGATAAGTGCAG CCTATGATTTTCTAAACTCAAATGAGGAAAATTTTGATGTGAGCATCTGGTACAATTCAACGCTCAATGATGGTGATTTATTGCTTCGTATTCCACGCTCAGTGAATCTG GCATCCAATACCTACCTTCGTTCTCAGCGAGGGCCTGGAACACAAATGTTATTTGAGTTTGTCAAAGGCATGCACCCAGAAAAAAACCAGGATCCCAACTTGGATTTTGCTTCTTATTTAGGTCCTCTCTTCTTCACATGGGTTGTTCTACAGTTATTCCCT gttgctttgaaaTCATTGGTTTATGAGAAAAAACGGAAACTAAGAATCATGATGAAAATGCACGGGCTTGGCGATTGGCCTTATTGGATGATTTCCTAcctttactttctttttgtATCTTCAATTTACATGTTGATTTTTGTAGCATCTGGTGCACTTCTAG GGTTACAATTTTTTGGATTGAACGACTTCGGCATTCagtttgtcttttatttcatatatataaacttacaaatttcattcGCCTTTCTAGGAGCTACATTGTTTTCAAATGTTAAGACTGCTACAG TGGTAGCATACATATGTGTCTTTGGAACAGGGTTCTTAGCAAGATTTCTTTTCCAGTCTTTTGTTGAAAGTAACTCATTTCCAA AAATGTGGGTTATGGTAATGGAGTTATATCCTGGATTTTCTCTATATCGTGGGATATATGAGTTCGCACAATATATTATCTTGGAAGGTGGGATGCAGTGGGAAGATTTAAATGATAGTGAAAATGGGATGAAAGAGGTCTTGATTATCATGTTTGTGGAGTGGTTGGTGGTGCTTTTTGCAGCGTATGGTATAGATATAGTTGTGTCACTAGGAAGTGGGTTTGGAAGAAGGCAATCTCAAAATTCTCGAAAGAatcctctctcattttttcGGAAGCCTAATTTACAAAATATGGACTCTAGACTTCATGTTCAGATGGATAATGCTGATGTTAAGCAAGAG AGGGAGAAGGTGGACCAGTTGCTCCTTGAATCAAGCACAAGCCATGCCATTGTTTGTGACAACCTCCAAAAGATATACCCAGGAAGAGATGGAAACCCTGAAAAACTTGCGGTGCAAGGACTATATCTTGCTGTGCCTCGAGGGGAATGCTTTGGTATTCTTGGTCCTAATGGTGCAGGCAAAACCTCTTTTATCAGTATG ATGATTGGACTTACAAAGCCAACCTCTGGCACTGCATTTGTTCAAGGCCTTGATATACTGACTCATATGAATCAAATATACACCAGCATGGGTGTATGCCCACAGGATGA CCTTCTTTGGGAAACACTAACAGGGAGGGAGCATTTACTATTTTATGGAAGACTTAAGAACCTTAGAGGTTCTGCATTAACACAA GCAGTAGAAGAATCTCTTAAGAGTCTCAACCTATTTCATGGAGGAGTTTCTGACAAGCAAGCTGGAAAATATAGTGGTGGTATGAAAAGGAGGCTAAGTGTAGCTATTTCATTAATTGGGGATCCCAAA GTTGTCTACATGGATGAACCAAGTACTGGATTAGATCCAGCTTCAAGGAACAACTTATGGAGTGTTGTGAAGAAAGCAAAGCAAGATCGAGCTATTATTCTAacaa CTCATTCAATGGAAGAGGCAGAGTTCCTATGTGACCGATTAGGATTTTTTGTTGATGGCAGCTTGCGGTGCATAGGAAACCCAAAAGAG CTAAAGGCTAGATATGGAGGGTCTTATGTGTTTACAATTACAACATCTTCGGATCATGAAGAAGAAGTGGAGAACATGGTGCAACATCTTTCACCAAGTGCCAACAAGGTATACCAATTATCCGGAACCCAGAAGTTTGAGATACCAAAAAGTGAGGTCAGAATTGCAGATGTATTCCAAGCAGTTGAGACTGTAAAGAGCAAGTTCACTGTTTTTGCTTGGGGTTTGGCTGATACAAATATGGAGGATGTTTTTATCAAGGTTTCACGTGAGGCCCATCAATCCAACTCTTTGACATGA